In Pseudomonadota bacterium, the genomic window ATTTTTACATACATATTCTTCAACTTGCGGAGAAATATTTGCAAAGGTGCCTACAGCACCTGACATTTTACCGTAGCTGATCGTTTCTATGGCACTTTGGAAACGCTTTTTATTTCTTTTCATCTCATCGTACCATACGGATAATTTCAGCCCAAAAGTTATAGGTTCTGCATGAATCCCATGTGAACGGCCTATCATGACAGTATCTTTGTGTTTAAAGGCTTTTTCTTTAATAGTATCAATAAGATCATCACAGTCTTTTATAATTATTCCGCCTGCCTCTTTAAGCAGATACGCCATACTCGTATCGAGAATATCCGATGATGTGAGTCCCATATGGATATATCTTGAATCCGGGCCAACATATTCTGCCACGTTTGTTAAAAAGGCTATTACATCATGTTTGGTAGCAGCTTCAATTTCATTAATTCTATCGACTGAAAAATTTGCTTTATTTTTTATATTTAAAGCTGCGGCTTCCGGAATCCTTCCTATTTTTGCCATGGCTTCGCAGGCAAGCACCTCGACCATAAGCCAGGTTTTGTATTTATTTTCATCCGTCCAGATGTCGCCCATGATTTTTCTGGTATATCTTGATATCATAATTCCCTGTAATAGTAATTGGTTATTTGCAATTAAAGATTTTTATAAGTTTGTTTGCTGTGCGAGATTTGAGCTTTTTGCATATTGACCTTAGCATTCAGTTTACGGTTGAACGTTAACTGAAAACTTAAAAAACAGTTTATGCTTGATACAGGATTCGAAAGGGAGTGTCAACAAGATGCCTTTTCACAGATAATTTCGCATTCTCCCGGCAACATGGCGCTGTTTCCCTCTATACGTATGCTTAAACTGCGTCTTGTTTCAAGATCAAAAATTTCTTTACGTTTTTGATTTGATAAATAGTCTGCAACATTAAGTGGCACAATTCCCTTTACACTTGCAATATCGTCTTTTAAAGTAGCGAGGCTGAGTTTTCGCAAGAAACTAAGTCCCTGGGTTGCAGGCGATGGGGTTACTCCTTTTCCTTTACAATGATTGCATATTTCATAGCTTCCAAATTCGATTGAAGGTCTGATCCTTTGCCTTGAAAGCTCCATTAAGCCAAATCTTGATATTTTGCCAAACTTGATTCTGGCTTTATCTTCTTTAACAAAATTTTTAAAAGCCCTTTCAACCTGTAAATTGTGTTTGGAATCTCTCATGTCTATAAAATCAACTACTATAAGACCTCCCAGGTCTCTTAAGCGCAATTGGAGTGCTATCTCTTCTGTAGCTTCAAGATTTGTTACATAAGCCGTTTCTTCAATCGATTTTGTTTGTGTAGCCTTTCCTGAATTGACATCTATAGCTACAAGCGCTTCGGTCTGCACAATAACTATAGAGCCTCCGGATTTAAGCTTTACTCTATTTTCAAAAATGGAATCAATCTGGCTTTCGAGCTGAAATTTTGTGAATATAGGTTTATCGCCTTTGAATAATTTTACAATCGTTGCATGCTTTGGCGAAATTATTTTTATAAAATCCTTAACTTCCCGATGTACTGCCGGGTCATCTATAAGAATTTCATTAACATCCGAAGTGAAATAATCCCTTATGGATCTTACAACCAGATTTCTTTCTTTGTATAACAGCGCTGGAGAGTTCACCTTCATAACACTGCTTTTTATGTTTTTCCAAAGTCTTAAAAGATATGAAATATCACGGGATACTTCCGTTTTTGTACTATCGATACCGGCGGTTCTTACTATAATTCCAAATCCTTCCGGAATTTTTATGTTGCTTACTGTTTCTTTAAGTCTTTTACGCTCTTCTTCATCACTTATTTTGCGGGAGACGCCGATTCCTTCGCTTCCGGGCATAAGTACTACAAATCTTCCTGCAAGAGATATAAATGTTGAAAGCATTGCCCCTTTTTTCATAATAGGGTCTTTTATAACCTGTACCAGAAATTCCTGCCCCGGCTGGACTATGCTTGTTATGGAATGATCTCCGGAATCACTGTCGTGAAAATAGTCGCTGTGGATTTCATTTTTTTGCAGGAACCCGTGGCGTTCTGCTCCGTAATCAATAAAAACAGCC contains:
- a CDS encoding ribonuclease E/G — translated: MSSKIIINAVDTAECRIAKVKDNKLEEFQIENAAREITQSNIYKGIVTRIEPSLQAVFIDYGAERHGFLQKNEIHSDYFHDSDSGDHSITSIVQPGQEFLVQVIKDPIMKKGAMLSTFISLAGRFVVLMPGSEGIGVSRKISDEEERKRLKETVSNIKIPEGFGIIVRTAGIDSTKTEVSRDISYLLRLWKNIKSSVMKVNSPALLYKERNLVVRSIRDYFTSDVNEILIDDPAVHREVKDFIKIISPKHATIVKLFKGDKPIFTKFQLESQIDSIFENRVKLKSGGSIVIVQTEALVAIDVNSGKATQTKSIEETAYVTNLEATEEIALQLRLRDLGGLIVVDFIDMRDSKHNLQVERAFKNFVKEDKARIKFGKISRFGLMELSRQRIRPSIEFGSYEICNHCKGKGVTPSPATQGLSFLRKLSLATLKDDIASVKGIVPLNVADYLSNQKRKEIFDLETRRSLSIRIEGNSAMLPGECEIICEKASC